The proteins below come from a single Oscillatoria sp. FACHB-1407 genomic window:
- a CDS encoding UPF0182 family protein, which translates to MTVGQRSPSRFRFVKWFAPLMGVLLLLNVASFWVAERFWFQEVGYTAIFNRRFVTQTLLAVIVFGVSLGLLGSHLAIAIQQSRHGSPGTRTQTSSGSLRLRWLLLIGLGLSGLMVMLLFYHAQIAARYWRPDWSPAFMPDTVPAWFSPDAVWQMLQPLPTLGSGQWGWVALLVGGAIALLIYPRVLLSGIALAASFGFALIVSNHWATVLAAIYRTPFGQVDPAFQQEISFFVFSLPVWQLLSFWLVGLFALALCSVSLLYFLAANSLSEGEFRGFSEAQYRHLLTVGGCLLWAIALSHWLDRYNLLYSDRGAVYGASYTNIAVDLPGRLVLAGMAIGLGAIALWSGMLNRKPLLKPPAKPPTRLSLRKTARAHSPRFYPERFWLYGVGLYVGLWAIATFVLPLAVQRLVVQPNELSLERPYILRTLAATRQAFNLEPIDTATFNPQYVLNEEALQRNRLTIDNIRLWDTRPLLESNRQLQRIRPYYEFPDADIDRYTLPMGNGTTMQQQVLISARELDYRSVPTEAQTWVNQHLIYTHGYGFTLSPVNTAGEGGLPDYFIQGIEQTITDERIRAVVPVSDPQIYYGEITDNYVMTGTRIQELDYPSGSDNVYNTYDGFGGVRLGNFWQRLLYAKHMRDWRILLADSLTPQTRLLFRRQIVDRVRAIAPFLRYDADPYLVVANADGAETMMSRRQDGVNASTAAPHYLYWILDAYTTSDRYPYSDPGENEFNYIRNSVKVVIDAYHGSVNFFVADWSDPIVQTWNRAFPGMLQSLDQLPAALHSHIRYPEDLYRVQSNQLMVYHMTDPQVFYNREDQWRAPNEIYGDEQQLVEPYYLIMKLPAGSSEEFILFRPYTPAQRTNLIAWLAARSDGENYGKMLLYRFPKQELVYGPEQLEARINQDPVISQQISLWNRRGSRALQGNLLVIPIERSLLYVEPLYLEAEQNRLPILARVIVAYGDRITMAETLEQALDAVFASDAPETPAIIRPLEEDVVEP; encoded by the coding sequence ATGACTGTTGGACAGCGATCGCCTTCTCGGTTTCGATTTGTGAAGTGGTTTGCCCCACTCATGGGGGTTCTGCTGCTATTGAATGTAGCCAGTTTTTGGGTGGCTGAGAGGTTTTGGTTTCAAGAAGTGGGTTACACCGCCATCTTTAACCGTCGCTTCGTCACCCAAACTCTCCTGGCCGTAATCGTTTTTGGGGTGAGTTTGGGCTTGTTGGGGAGCCATTTGGCGATCGCTATCCAGCAGTCCAGGCATGGTTCCCCTGGTACACGCACTCAGACCTCGAGTGGTTCTCTACGGCTGCGGTGGCTGCTGCTGATCGGGCTGGGGTTGAGTGGCTTGATGGTGATGCTATTGTTCTATCACGCTCAGATTGCGGCGAGGTATTGGCGTCCTGATTGGAGCCCTGCGTTCATGCCTGATACCGTTCCAGCGTGGTTTAGCCCAGACGCTGTGTGGCAGATGTTGCAACCCCTGCCAACTCTGGGAAGCGGGCAGTGGGGGTGGGTTGCGTTGTTGGTTGGAGGGGCGATCGCCCTGTTGATTTACCCTCGTGTGTTGTTAAGCGGCATTGCGCTGGCAGCCAGTTTTGGGTTTGCGCTAATTGTCTCAAACCATTGGGCGACGGTGTTAGCCGCGATTTACAGAACACCCTTTGGGCAGGTTGATCCAGCCTTTCAGCAAGAGATTAGCTTTTTTGTGTTTTCGCTGCCAGTATGGCAGTTGTTGAGCTTTTGGCTAGTCGGGTTGTTTGCGTTGGCGTTGTGCTCCGTCAGCTTGCTCTATTTCCTGGCAGCCAATAGCCTCAGCGAAGGTGAGTTTCGGGGGTTTTCTGAAGCCCAATATCGCCATTTGTTAACGGTTGGGGGGTGTCTCTTGTGGGCGATCGCCCTGAGTCACTGGCTCGATCGCTACAACTTGCTCTATTCCGATCGGGGCGCGGTCTATGGTGCCAGCTATACGAATATCGCTGTGGATTTACCGGGGCGGTTGGTGTTGGCGGGTATGGCGATTGGGTTGGGGGCGATCGCACTTTGGTCGGGTATGTTGAACCGTAAACCCCTGCTCAAACCTCCGGCTAAGCCTCCGACTCGGCTCAGCCTTCGCAAGACTGCTCGTGCTCATAGCCCCCGGTTTTATCCAGAGCGGTTCTGGCTTTATGGAGTGGGGTTGTATGTGGGGCTGTGGGCGATCGCCACATTCGTATTGCCACTGGCGGTGCAGCGATTGGTGGTGCAACCCAATGAGTTGAGTCTAGAGCGACCCTACATTCTACGGACACTAGCCGCGACTCGGCAGGCGTTTAACCTGGAGCCGATTGATACCGCTACCTTTAACCCGCAGTATGTGCTCAACGAAGAGGCACTGCAACGAAATCGCCTCACTATTGACAATATTCGGTTATGGGATACGCGCCCACTCCTGGAGAGCAATCGCCAGCTTCAGCGAATCCGTCCCTACTATGAATTTCCCGATGCTGATATCGATCGCTATACCCTGCCCATGGGAAATGGCACCACGATGCAACAGCAGGTATTGATCTCGGCGCGTGAGTTGGACTATCGATCGGTTCCCACAGAGGCGCAAACCTGGGTTAATCAACATTTGATTTACACCCATGGCTATGGGTTTACCCTCAGCCCGGTCAATACGGCAGGAGAAGGTGGCTTACCCGATTACTTCATTCAGGGCATTGAGCAGACCATCACCGACGAGCGGATTCGAGCGGTTGTGCCCGTCAGTGATCCGCAGATTTATTATGGCGAAATTACTGACAACTATGTCATGACGGGGACTCGCATTCAGGAGTTGGACTATCCCAGTGGTAGCGATAACGTCTACAACACCTATGACGGTTTTGGGGGCGTTAGACTGGGCAATTTCTGGCAGCGACTGCTCTACGCTAAACATATGCGCGATTGGCGAATTCTCCTGGCAGACAGCCTGACCCCTCAAACTCGCCTGTTGTTTCGACGGCAAATTGTTGATCGAGTCAGGGCGATCGCCCCTTTCCTGCGCTATGACGCTGATCCCTACCTTGTGGTCGCTAACGCCGATGGAGCCGAAACGATGATGAGTCGTAGACAGGATGGGGTTAACGCCAGCACAGCCGCTCCTCATTATCTGTACTGGATCTTGGATGCTTACACCACCAGCGATCGCTATCCCTATTCCGATCCCGGTGAAAACGAATTCAACTACATCCGCAACTCTGTCAAAGTGGTGATTGATGCCTATCACGGCTCCGTTAACTTCTTTGTTGCAGATTGGTCTGACCCTATCGTGCAAACCTGGAATCGGGCTTTTCCTGGGATGCTGCAATCGCTTGACCAGTTGCCCGCTGCCCTACACAGTCACATCCGCTACCCCGAAGACCTGTATCGGGTGCAATCTAACCAACTCATGGTCTACCACATGACCGATCCCCAGGTGTTTTATAACCGGGAAGACCAGTGGCGTGCCCCCAACGAGATTTATGGCGATGAGCAGCAATTGGTAGAACCTTACTATCTGATCATGAAGCTCCCGGCAGGCAGCAGCGAGGAGTTCATCTTGTTTCGTCCTTACACCCCGGCGCAACGCACCAACTTGATAGCATGGCTCGCCGCCCGCTCTGATGGTGAGAACTACGGCAAAATGCTGCTCTATCGTTTTCCTAAGCAGGAGTTAGTCTATGGTCCAGAACAGCTAGAAGCCCGCATCAACCAAGACCCCGTTATCTCTCAGCAGATTTCTTTGTGGAATCGGCGTGGCTCACGAGCCTTGCAGGGTAACCTGTTGGTGATCCCAATTGAGCGATCGCTGTTGTACGTTGAACCCCTCTATCTAGAGGCTGAACAAAATCGTCT